Proteins co-encoded in one Burkholderia ambifaria AMMD genomic window:
- a CDS encoding CopG family transcriptional regulator: MSQYRLNLFIQHEHAKRLEELAAKKGVSKSSIVAAALASWLSPDAGDQREAAIAKRLDRLSRQTERLERDQNIQIETLALFIRYFLTVSTPVPEAHQDAARAQGKARFEQFIEQLGRHLLRGRSLVRDVVEELHPDPMRMDDAAAVAEAHERAAERAS; encoded by the coding sequence ATGAGCCAATACCGCCTCAACCTGTTCATCCAACACGAGCACGCCAAGCGGCTGGAAGAACTGGCCGCCAAGAAAGGCGTGTCCAAGTCGTCCATCGTCGCGGCAGCGCTGGCGTCCTGGCTGTCGCCGGACGCGGGCGACCAGCGCGAGGCCGCCATCGCCAAGCGACTGGATCGCCTGTCGCGGCAGACCGAACGACTGGAGCGCGACCAGAACATCCAGATCGAAACGCTGGCGCTGTTCATCCGCTACTTCCTGACTGTCAGCACGCCGGTTCCCGAGGCGCATCAGGACGCAGCCCGTGCCCAGGGCAAGGCGCGTTTCGAGCAGTTCATCGAACAGCTCGGCAGGCACCTGCTGCGCGGCCGCAGTCTGGTGCGCGACGTGGTGGAAGAACTGCACCCGGACCCGATGCGGATGGATGACGCGGCGGCGGTGGCCGAAGCCCATGAACGTGCTGCGGAGCGTGCCTCATGA
- a CDS encoding TrbC/VirB2 family protein — MTQMHIHAFRISVNPASAFARLRRLAAPAQHGLMLAAVMLMTAGTAQAAGSSMPWEGPLTSILESIQGPVARIVAVIIIISTGLALAFGDTSGGFRKLIQIVFGLSIAFAASSFFLSFFSFSGGAVV; from the coding sequence ATGACGCAGATGCACATTCATGCTTTCCGCATTTCCGTAAATCCGGCTTCGGCCTTCGCACGCCTGCGTCGCCTGGCCGCGCCGGCGCAGCACGGCCTGATGCTGGCCGCCGTCATGCTGATGACGGCTGGCACCGCGCAGGCCGCCGGTTCCTCGATGCCCTGGGAAGGGCCACTAACCTCCATCCTCGAATCCATCCAGGGGCCGGTGGCACGCATCGTCGCGGTCATCATCATTATTTCCACCGGCCTGGCGCTGGCCTTCGGCGATACCAGCGGCGGCTTCCGCAAGCTGATCCAGATCGTCTTCGGCCTGTCCATCGCGTTCGCAGCTTCGAGCTTCTTCCTGTCGTTCTTCAGCTTCTCCGGCGGGGCCGTCGTATGA
- a CDS encoding LysR family transcriptional regulator, whose protein sequence is MELRHLRCFLAVAEELHFARAAEKLHVEQSPLSRAIKELEEELGVVLFARTTRSTRLTRAGKLFLEHVPRVFSALQQARDSVKAAANGFHSQLRVALSDGMTPSRLPALLALCRQEEPEVEIRFFEVPLAQQIKGLYGDLYDVGFARADEVGDGLIAEPVWSDPLMVAVPARHPLLAHKRIPLEELLRYPLVLCDPQACEGHARQVDRVLRRVDMEPLVAERVASCDLMMALVSAGIALGLTGCAHILASQEPGVVARPLTGRSPLLTTYLLRPEGEPSEMLARFIDRVQAIESPEGSRPTPGLDADSLEEPA, encoded by the coding sequence ATGGAACTTCGGCACCTGCGTTGCTTCCTTGCCGTCGCCGAAGAGCTGCATTTCGCCCGTGCGGCGGAGAAATTGCATGTCGAGCAATCGCCTTTATCGCGGGCCATCAAGGAACTGGAAGAAGAACTGGGCGTGGTGCTGTTTGCGCGAACTACGCGCAGCACTCGGTTGACCCGTGCGGGCAAGCTGTTTTTAGAGCATGTGCCGCGCGTCTTCTCTGCCTTGCAGCAGGCCCGCGACAGCGTGAAGGCAGCGGCCAACGGCTTCCACAGCCAATTGCGCGTTGCGCTGTCCGACGGCATGACGCCCTCACGTCTGCCGGCTTTGCTGGCGCTCTGTCGGCAGGAGGAGCCCGAAGTCGAAATCCGTTTCTTTGAGGTGCCGCTGGCGCAACAGATCAAAGGGCTGTACGGCGATCTGTACGACGTAGGCTTCGCCCGCGCCGATGAAGTCGGCGATGGCCTCATTGCCGAGCCGGTATGGAGTGATCCTCTGATGGTGGCCGTGCCGGCACGGCATCCCCTGCTGGCCCACAAGCGCATCCCTTTGGAAGAATTGCTGCGCTATCCCCTGGTGCTGTGCGATCCGCAAGCGTGCGAGGGCCATGCCCGGCAGGTGGATCGTGTGCTGCGCCGTGTGGACATGGAACCGCTGGTGGCTGAACGGGTGGCGTCCTGCGACCTGATGATGGCGCTGGTGTCCGCAGGCATCGCTCTGGGGCTGACGGGCTGCGCGCACATCTTGGCCAGCCAGGAACCTGGCGTAGTGGCACGGCCACTGACAGGCCGCTCACCGTTGCTGACGACCTACTTGCTGCGTCCGGAAGGCGAGCCTTCGGAAATGCTCGCCCGCTTCATCGACCGTGTGCAGGCCATCGAATCACCCGAAGGTAGCAGGCCCACGCCGGGTCTTGATGCCGACTCTCTGGAGGAACCCGCATGA
- a CDS encoding EexN family lipoprotein yields the protein MRNSIPFLLAVALTACGQSETPKQAEVSTVEELAADPALLKELRQQCKTDRARLGDVLCNRVAEATRKRFYGDGKTPYTPPKEQPKF from the coding sequence ATGAGAAACTCCATTCCGTTCCTGCTGGCCGTGGCATTAACCGCTTGCGGCCAATCGGAAACGCCCAAGCAGGCCGAGGTGTCGACCGTGGAGGAACTGGCCGCCGATCCGGCACTGCTGAAGGAGCTGCGCCAGCAGTGCAAGACTGATCGCGCCAGGCTTGGCGACGTGCTGTGCAATCGAGTTGCCGAGGCTACGCGCAAGCGGTTCTACGGCGATGGAAAGACCCCGTATACGCCGCCGAAGGAACAGCCTAAGTTCTGA
- a CDS encoding conjugal transfer protein TraG gives MQAQGVLFGQIAVVFSIVIAGVWSATQWTAAALAYQLRLGSPWFDFFGMPVYHPWRLFEWWFFFDAYAPHVFDIGGAIAGGSGLVAVVVAIAMSVWRSRQSRLVTTYGSARWANTADIRKAGLMQPAGVLLGLHDGQYLRHEGPEHVLTFAPTRSGKGVGLVVPTLLSWPASAVIHDIKGENWQITAGWRSRFSHCLLFNPTDAKSAAYNPLLEVRRGAHEVRDVQNIADILVDPEGALEKRNHWEKTSHALLVGAILHVLYAGEDKTLRGVANFLSDPACPFELTLHRMMTTKHLGDAPHTVVASAAREVLNKSDNERSGVLSTAMSFLGLYRDPTVAEVTSRCDWRIADLIASESPVSLYLVVPPSDISRTKPLIRLILNQIGRRLTESLDGRDGIERRHKLLLMLDEFPALGRLDFFETALAFMAGYGIRSFLIAQSLNQIDKAYGQNHSILDNCHVRVTFATNDERTAKRISETLGTATELRAQRNYAGHRLAPWLGHLMVSRQETARPLLTPGEVMQLPPDESVVMVSSVAPIKAKKLRYYADTNFKQRVLPPPALAAGRYADVPPTRADDWSGLAIPAVPAASATASADDLGGTDDGGPRRQPELSESVAYDPELDPPDDLALLDDDDDLPLPLPGQLDLAMQRTARLASLDPNDGIDL, from the coding sequence ATGCAAGCTCAGGGCGTGTTGTTCGGGCAGATCGCGGTTGTTTTCAGCATCGTGATCGCCGGTGTGTGGAGTGCAACGCAATGGACAGCCGCCGCTCTGGCCTACCAACTACGCCTTGGCTCGCCCTGGTTCGATTTCTTCGGAATGCCGGTCTATCACCCCTGGCGGCTGTTCGAGTGGTGGTTCTTCTTCGATGCCTACGCGCCGCACGTCTTCGATATAGGCGGCGCCATTGCGGGCGGCAGCGGCCTGGTGGCCGTGGTGGTCGCCATCGCCATGTCGGTGTGGCGCTCGCGGCAATCGCGCCTGGTCACGACCTATGGCTCAGCACGTTGGGCCAACACCGCCGACATTCGCAAAGCCGGGTTGATGCAGCCTGCCGGCGTCCTTCTCGGCCTCCATGACGGACAGTACCTGCGCCATGAAGGCCCGGAACACGTCCTGACCTTCGCGCCCACGCGCTCTGGCAAAGGCGTGGGCCTGGTGGTGCCGACGCTGCTGTCATGGCCTGCCTCGGCCGTCATCCACGACATCAAGGGCGAGAACTGGCAGATCACCGCCGGCTGGCGTTCGCGCTTCTCGCATTGCCTGCTGTTCAACCCCACCGATGCGAAGTCAGCCGCGTACAACCCGCTGCTGGAGGTACGGCGAGGCGCTCATGAAGTGCGCGACGTACAGAACATCGCGGACATCCTTGTCGATCCCGAAGGGGCGCTGGAGAAGCGCAATCACTGGGAGAAGACCAGCCATGCGCTGCTGGTCGGCGCCATCCTGCATGTGCTCTACGCCGGCGAAGACAAGACGCTGCGCGGCGTCGCCAACTTCCTCTCCGATCCTGCGTGCCCGTTCGAGCTGACGCTGCATCGGATGATGACGACGAAGCACCTGGGCGATGCACCGCACACGGTTGTCGCGTCCGCCGCGCGTGAAGTGCTCAACAAGTCGGACAACGAGCGGTCGGGCGTGCTCTCGACTGCGATGAGCTTCTTGGGCTTGTACCGCGACCCCACGGTGGCCGAGGTCACCTCACGCTGCGACTGGCGCATCGCCGACCTGATCGCGTCCGAGTCACCCGTGTCGCTGTACCTGGTGGTGCCGCCTTCGGACATCAGCCGCACCAAGCCGTTGATCCGGCTCATCTTGAACCAGATCGGGCGACGCCTCACCGAATCGCTCGATGGCAGAGACGGCATCGAACGCCGCCACAAGCTGTTGCTGATGCTCGATGAGTTTCCGGCGCTGGGCCGGCTCGACTTCTTCGAGACGGCGCTTGCCTTCATGGCCGGCTACGGCATCCGCAGCTTCCTCATCGCACAGTCGCTCAACCAGATCGACAAAGCCTACGGCCAGAACCATTCGATTCTGGACAACTGCCATGTCCGGGTGACGTTCGCCACGAACGATGAACGCACGGCCAAACGCATTTCAGAGACCTTGGGTACGGCGACCGAACTGCGCGCGCAGCGCAACTACGCCGGCCACCGGCTCGCGCCGTGGCTCGGGCATCTCATGGTGTCGCGGCAGGAGACGGCCCGCCCGCTGCTCACCCCTGGCGAAGTGATGCAGCTCCCGCCCGATGAATCCGTGGTGATGGTGTCCAGCGTGGCGCCGATCAAGGCCAAGAAGCTGCGCTACTACGCCGACACCAATTTCAAACAGCGGGTACTACCACCGCCTGCGCTTGCGGCCGGGCGGTACGCCGACGTGCCACCGACCCGCGCCGACGACTGGAGCGGCCTGGCGATTCCGGCCGTGCCCGCCGCATCGGCCACGGCATCCGCCGATGACCTGGGCGGCACCGATGACGGCGGTCCGCGCCGCCAACCCGAACTCTCCGAATCCGTCGCTTACGACCCCGAGCTGGATCCGCCCGATGACCTGGCGCTGCTCGATGACGACGACGACTTGCCGCTGCCGCTTCCCGGCCAGCTTGACCTGGCCATGCAGCGCACGGCGCGGCTGGCCTCCCTCGACCCCAACGACGGAATCGACTTATGA
- the trbB gene encoding P-type conjugative transfer ATPase TrbB, with translation MSAVPQIPPEPRSSATTSQNRRIQMLRTAMGPLIAAALEDPDVVEIMLNPDRSLWVDRLSSGRAPLGVELPEADGERIIRLVAAHVGAEVHRGRPLLTAELPETGERFEGILPPAAPGPAFALRKRAVSIIGLDRYVADGILTAGQADFLRRAVRERQNILIAGGTSTGKTTLANALLAEIAATGDRVLVLEDTIELQCAARDHVPLRTRAGVVSMQELVRATMRLRPDRVIVGEVRGGEALDLIKVWGTGHPGGIATIHAGSALGALLRLEQLILEVAVNPPRALIAEAINVVIHIAGRGRKRHVESIARVVGFDGAGYRMADALEMPFPELPPVPSPSPEPSGELP, from the coding sequence ATGAGCGCCGTTCCACAGATCCCGCCAGAACCACGCTCGTCGGCCACCACTTCACAGAATCGCCGCATCCAGATGCTGCGCACGGCAATGGGGCCGCTGATCGCCGCCGCGCTCGAAGACCCGGACGTGGTGGAAATCATGCTCAACCCCGACCGCAGCCTATGGGTCGATCGGCTGTCGTCGGGCCGTGCGCCGCTGGGCGTCGAACTGCCCGAGGCCGATGGCGAACGCATCATTCGCCTGGTGGCCGCCCACGTCGGTGCAGAGGTGCATCGCGGCCGACCATTGCTGACCGCCGAGCTGCCCGAAACCGGCGAGCGGTTCGAGGGCATCCTGCCCCCGGCCGCACCCGGCCCGGCCTTCGCGCTGCGCAAGCGCGCCGTGAGCATCATCGGCCTGGATCGCTACGTCGCCGACGGCATCCTGACTGCCGGCCAGGCCGACTTCCTGCGCCGCGCCGTGCGCGAGCGCCAGAACATCCTGATCGCCGGCGGCACCAGTACCGGCAAGACCACGCTCGCCAACGCGCTGCTGGCCGAGATCGCCGCCACCGGTGACCGCGTGCTGGTGCTCGAAGACACCATCGAGCTGCAATGCGCCGCCCGCGACCATGTGCCGCTGCGCACGCGCGCGGGCGTGGTGTCGATGCAGGAGCTGGTGCGCGCCACGATGCGCCTGCGCCCCGACCGCGTGATCGTCGGCGAGGTGCGCGGCGGCGAGGCGCTTGATCTCATCAAGGTGTGGGGCACCGGCCACCCCGGCGGCATCGCCACGATTCACGCCGGTTCCGCCTTGGGCGCGCTGCTGCGCCTGGAGCAACTGATTCTCGAAGTGGCGGTGAATCCGCCGCGCGCGTTGATCGCCGAGGCCATCAACGTCGTCATCCACATCGCCGGGCGTGGCCGCAAGCGCCACGTCGAAAGCATCGCACGCGTCGTCGGTTTCGACGGCGCGGGCTATCGCATGGCGGATGCGCTGGAAATGCCGTTTCCCGAGCTGCCGCCAGTTCCTTCCCCGTCCCCTGAACCCTCTGGAGAACTGCCATGA
- a CDS encoding VirB3 family type IV secretion system protein, whose amino-acid sequence MTAANEGAPAFASGFEIPLHRSLTEPILLGGAPRTVAIANGTLAAAVGLGLQLWIPGVVLWIVGHSLAVWGARVDPQFMQVFARHIKHKPLLDV is encoded by the coding sequence ATGACCGCCGCCAACGAAGGAGCGCCGGCCTTCGCGTCCGGTTTCGAGATCCCGCTGCATCGCTCACTGACCGAGCCGATCCTGCTGGGCGGTGCGCCGCGCACCGTGGCGATTGCCAACGGCACGCTGGCCGCCGCCGTCGGGCTGGGCCTGCAATTGTGGATTCCCGGTGTGGTGCTGTGGATCGTCGGCCATTCGCTGGCGGTGTGGGGCGCGCGCGTCGATCCGCAGTTCATGCAGGTCTTCGCCCGGCACATCAAGCACAAGCCGCTGCTGGACGTGTAG